The genomic region TTCGCGGTTCAAATGGTCTCACAGTCTCAACTTTTCCGCGATTTTTATCTACTCTACCTGATGCATTTACCTGTCTGTTGGAAAAAATGTACGAAATTTTAAGTAAAATTTCGTACAGAAGGAGGATAACCTCTGAAAATATTTTATAATGCGGTTGCCCTGTTAGGTTAGGATGCTCCTAAAAAACTGAAGCTATAGGGCATCGCTAAAAACGAGGTTTCCGGTTTTCACCCAATATAAAGAAATGCCAAGAACCGTAGGGCTTCCCATTAACGATAACATCTTGCGTATGCTGCATACTGATAATATGTATGTCCTGCAAAAGCGCCGGAATGGTTTCCGCATCGGTAAAAAAGTGGGGAATACCGTTTTCCGGCCCATCTTCAACTTTAATGACGGTATTTTCATCAACGACGGGAAATCCTGCCTCCTTATAGCTCCACGCATTTTTTGAGCAGAGCGTAAGATACACTTCGCCGCCGTTTTTTACGACCCGTCTTATTTCAGAAAGTATTTTTTTAATACCGGCAGTATCCGTATGAGAAATCACATGGTACGCAAGGAGACAATCGAACGCATCATCCTGATACGGCAGCGCGCTCATATCGCCGCATTGAGCGGTAATCGGTAAATTTTGTTCCACAGCGGTTGCACGCAGCCCCTCAACAGCACTCTCCGATAAATCGATTGAATGAACGGTAAAACCTTTTCTTGCAAAAAACAGCGAATGCCGCCCCAATCCGCAACCGAGATCAAGAAAATGCGAATACCCCTTTTGCTTCCATCGCTCCGCCAAATAATACGCAATTTCCGCTGGCCGGTACCATATATCCGTTTCTATTTTCTCCCAATCCCATGCTTTATGTTCTACCATATATATACCACCTTGCAGCTTTTGCCTTTCCAGCGCTTTTTCAAATAGCCTGTTGAACAGCGTACATCCCTGTACGCTGTTCAACGACGAGATTTGTGCATAACACAAATCTCGCTACTGGTTATCACCCCGGACATCCCCGCCCACGAATGTACATCCGTGTACATTCGTGGGCTACGAGTTCGCATTGCGAACTCGTTTCTGCGTTACACCCCGTCCATCCTTGGACGTTCTGAAGATACAAGGCGCGAGCAAAAAACACCCGCAGGCACGCCCAAAAATAAACATCCTTGTTCATTTTTGGGCTACAAGTTTGCAGGAGCAAACTTGCTTCTGCTTGGAACCAGCGGCATCCGTGCCGCTTCTGCCTTTCCAGCGCTTTTGCAAATAGGCGGAGCAGATACGAGGCGTGAACAAAAATTAACCGCAGGCGTGCTTTTTGCACGTTGAGGATTAATTTTTGTGTAACAACGAAGTAGATGCCCGCATATTTGCAAAAGATAAAAGGCTTATTTGTACTGTCGGTTATAAGCCCCCTGCATATTCTCAAGAACTGCAGACAGCTGGAGCTTATCCAAATTCTTTAGATAGTTATCCCATTCCGTATCGCTGTTGATATCCATGGTACCGACCATGAATTTAACGGCGCTCTGGCGGATATAGTTGGCAAGCTCTTGCTTCACTGTAGAGAATTTTTCAATTTCTTCTGCAGTGTACTTTAACGGCGGCACTTCTTTGTTGACATCTGCATAGGGCTTATATAGATTATGAGTTTCATCGTAGAGAACTTTCTCAAGGTTTTTCGGTGCATAGTAGTCGCCGCTGAGGTCAACAGCCTGTCCGAGTCGGAAGGATGAGATTTCGGCAATGGTCTGTCCTTGAATAAAGGTTACGTTCTGCGGGTCTTTGTCGTTCCACGGTTTCAGCTGTTTCCAGATTGCTTTTTGACCGTCTAAGCCGACATCTCCTTCGGCTGCCCATGCCCATGCATCACCTTCATTACCGTATTTCTGCTTAAGCGTACCTTCGGTGCTGTACATGTAATCAAAGTAGCGGAGGATTGCCTCGGCATGGGGTGTTTTTGACGAAAGAACGAGGGCGCCGGTTCCCGGTACGGACAAGAAGTTTACGGCTTCGCGTACTCCGTGCAGTCCCTGTAACGGTGCAATAGCTTGGAAGTGCAGGAAACGCTCTCCGCTTAATGATGAGAATTGGCCTCTCCAGCCGCCGGCGACAAAGCCGACTACCGGCTGTGCGGAACTTTCAACTAACTGTGTCAGCTGACTTGAATCCTGTGTAAAGGAACCGTTATAAATCAGGCCTTCTTTATAGAGCTTATTGATAAATTGTAAGGCTTCACGATATGCGGGTTTATTTACCGCAGTATCGATTTTTTTATCGTTTAACAAATACCCGACATTACCTTCCGCCCCCGCAGAAATATTGGTATCAAGATCACAGTAGATAAACGAGTTGATGATAAATCGTTCAACCTGATCATTCCAGCCGATAATGGAACCGGCAAGCGGTATTTCATCTTTTTTACCGTTACCGTTGGGATCGTTATCGCGGATGGCAACGAGCGTGTCATAGAACTCATCGATGGTTTCCGGTACTTTCAAACCGAGTTTATCGAGGAATGGCTTGTACACAAACATCTTCGCGGCATTCGTACAATGATAGCAGACTTCCAGACGAGGCAGCGAGTAGATATTGCCGTCGGTCATGGTCATAAAGCCCATTGCTCCCGGAAAATCTTCTAAAGCCTTAGTTAAATTGGGCAACGTACCGTCAGAATAGTATTTATTAAGCGGCATAAATAATTTTTCTTCGGTACCGTAGGTTGTTTCTTCTTTAAAACCGATCCCCATACCTAAGAAAGCGTCAGGCAAATCGCCGCCTGCAAGGGTGAGCGGTAATTTCTCCGCCGCTGCTTGCTCCGGCACCATAATCCAATTTACTTTAACGCCGGTTTTCTCTTCCATAAATTTAGAAAATTCATTTGTGTTAAAATCTTCAACACAAGGCGGCTGAGCTACCATGATATTCACGGTAATAGGCTCGGTAACGATGGGGTACGTTCCTTTAGGCGTGTACTTCCCTTTTTCCGCAGTTTCCGATGCTTTGCATCCGCTGATGATAACGCATGCAATAAGCGCCGTAGCGCACACAATACCGGTGATCCTTTTCATATTCCCTCCTATCTAGTTAGATATCTAATATCGATATCTAAAATCGGCTTATAGCCTGATTTTCACTATTTTTAGCCCTTTACGGAGCCAATCATCACGCCTTTTACAAAATATTTTTGTACAAACGGATAAATAACCAAGAGCGGCAGGCTGGCTACCACGATGAGTGCATACTTAACGGTTTCCGCAAGTCCCTGGACACGGACGGCAGCGCTTACATCCGACAGCATGGTCGGGTTCGTTTTATTCACGATTAAAATATTGCGCAGCACAATCTGCAGCGGATAGAGCTTTTTATCCTGCAAGAACACTAAGGCGTCAAAATAGCTATTCCAAAGCACCACCGCATAGAAGAGCGACAGCACCGCGATAATAGCTCCCGACAACGGAAGCACTACCGTAAAGAAGAAGCGCAGATCGGAACATCCGTCTATTTGCGCAGCGTCATACAGCTCATTGGTGATGGTTTCCTGTAAAAATGTGCGCGCGATGATAACGTTCCACACATTGACCGCATTGGGGAGCACAAGCGCCCAGCGGGTATTGTAAAGTCCGATCCCTTTTACGACAAAATACAGCGGTATCAGTCCGCCGGAAAAAAGCATCGTCGCCATAATAAACTTGGTCACGAATTTTCTTCCGTAAAACTCTTTGCGCGAAAGCGGATACGCCAGCAGCATCGAAAGAGACACGCTGATAAAAGTTCCGAGCGCCACATAGATGATGGAGTTGAGGTATCCCAGTCCGATATCCTTGTTTGCAAAAACCGCCTTGTATGCCGTTAAATCGAAATTGACCGGAAAGAGTGTAACCCGATGCTCAATCACCGCCTTAGGATCGCTCAAAGAACAGGCAATAATATACAATAGCGGATACAAAACGATGATAAAACACAATCCCAAAAAGACATTGTTTATCCCGTTAAAGAGATTGTCAAAAGGCGTTTCCCGAATTTTCGATGATTGTTGTTTCTTCCATATAGAATACTGAGTTTTTACCATAGCCCGCCGTCCTTTTGCCGCAGCTTTGCCAGATAGTTAAAGAGCAGAATAAGCGCTACGTTGATAAGAGAATTGATAACGCCGATAGCGGTTGAATAGCTGAAATCGTTATTGACCAACCCCATCTTATACACATACGTCGACATGATTTCGGCAGTTTCCAGATTGAGCGGATTTTGCATCAAAAAGGCCTTTTCAAAACCTAAGCTCATAACAAAACCCATGTTCAAAATAAACATGATAACAATCGTGTTTCTGATACACGGCAAATCGATATACCAAATTTTCTGAAATTTATTTACGCCGTCTACACGCGCGGCTTCATACAATCCGGGGTCGACGGAGGTAAGTGCCGCAAGATAAATAATGGCATTATAACCGGTATTCTGCCATAAGGCCGACCACACATAGATATGCCGGAAAAGTTTCGGCTCCCCCATAAAATTTAAG from Treponema vincentii harbors:
- a CDS encoding class I SAM-dependent methyltransferase, whose protein sequence is MVEHKAWDWEKIETDIWYRPAEIAYYLAERWKQKGYSHFLDLGCGLGRHSLFFARKGFTVHSIDLSESAVEGLRATAVEQNLPITAQCGDMSALPYQDDAFDCLLAYHVISHTDTAGIKKILSEIRRVVKNGGEVYLTLCSKNAWSYKEAGFPVVDENTVIKVEDGPENGIPHFFTDAETIPALLQDIHIISMQHTQDVIVNGKPYGSWHFFILGENRKPRF
- a CDS encoding ABC transporter substrate-binding protein — translated: MKRITGIVCATALIACVIISGCKASETAEKGKYTPKGTYPIVTEPITVNIMVAQPPCVEDFNTNEFSKFMEEKTGVKVNWIMVPEQAAAEKLPLTLAGGDLPDAFLGMGIGFKEETTYGTEEKLFMPLNKYYSDGTLPNLTKALEDFPGAMGFMTMTDGNIYSLPRLEVCYHCTNAAKMFVYKPFLDKLGLKVPETIDEFYDTLVAIRDNDPNGNGKKDEIPLAGSIIGWNDQVERFIINSFIYCDLDTNISAGAEGNVGYLLNDKKIDTAVNKPAYREALQFINKLYKEGLIYNGSFTQDSSQLTQLVESSAQPVVGFVAGGWRGQFSSLSGERFLHFQAIAPLQGLHGVREAVNFLSVPGTGALVLSSKTPHAEAILRYFDYMYSTEGTLKQKYGNEGDAWAWAAEGDVGLDGQKAIWKQLKPWNDKDPQNVTFIQGQTIAEISSFRLGQAVDLSGDYYAPKNLEKVLYDETHNLYKPYADVNKEVPPLKYTAEEIEKFSTVKQELANYIRQSAVKFMVGTMDINSDTEWDNYLKNLDKLQLSAVLENMQGAYNRQYK
- a CDS encoding carbohydrate ABC transporter permease — its product is MVKTQYSIWKKQQSSKIRETPFDNLFNGINNVFLGLCFIIVLYPLLYIIACSLSDPKAVIEHRVTLFPVNFDLTAYKAVFANKDIGLGYLNSIIYVALGTFISVSLSMLLAYPLSRKEFYGRKFVTKFIMATMLFSGGLIPLYFVVKGIGLYNTRWALVLPNAVNVWNVIIARTFLQETITNELYDAAQIDGCSDLRFFFTVVLPLSGAIIAVLSLFYAVVLWNSYFDALVFLQDKKLYPLQIVLRNILIVNKTNPTMLSDVSAAVRVQGLAETVKYALIVVASLPLLVIYPFVQKYFVKGVMIGSVKG
- a CDS encoding ABC transporter permease, whose product is MLSKNTKRQLRAHWQFYVIIALPMLYFIVFKYVPMYGILLAFKKYRISKGIWGSPWVGLAQFVKFFSNPSALQIMWNTFILSMYALFASIPIAVIMALALNETQNRLWRKSVQMVTYAPYFISTVVMVSILMQFMDPALGLFNVIRAEFGLEPLNFMGEPKLFRHIYVWSALWQNTGYNAIIYLAALTSVDPGLYEAARVDGVNKFQKIWYIDLPCIRNTIVIMFILNMGFVMSLGFEKAFLMQNPLNLETAEIMSTYVYKMGLVNNDFSYSTAIGVINSLINVALILLFNYLAKLRQKDGGLW